TGTTGAGAATCCAATTCATGTGGCAAGCACCAGAGTGGCACAGAGGAATCATCCTTGGCCATGCTAAAATGCAAAAGGGCAGGTAGAAAGAGCTCTGTTACTTTGGGCAGTCCTTCCTTGATGCTCCCAAGCTCCTTGTATGCCACCTCCCTTTTCTATTCTCCAAAGGCTGCTTTGAAATTGATATTTTATAGCTGGCTGTGCCCCTTTCCCCTCTTCATCCTATTCCCTGCCTTCACATGCACAGTGAGAGGGGTTCTCCTTCTCAGCCCTGcttcccctgccatgggatgtTTGTGTTCTCCTTCACACAcccctgtgccagagccatCCTTCTTGTCCAGGATATAATCTGGTATTTTGAAACTGCTGAGACACTGCATTACTCCTTTGAGCAAAGGAAGAGGCAAATCTGTGCATGAAGCCTTGAAAACCTCATAATTCTCATCAGAAGGACTCAAATGGTGTCTTACAACTTACAGCTGTGGTTGCCTTTCAGGGcaagcaggcagctctgtgtcTTCTGCCTGGCAGCCTGAACTGCCACAGTATTCCCCATCCTGAGACCTCCAGGAAGGGGTGTcaatgtatttcttttcttttagagGCTGTGGCTTTTGAAGATGGGCAGCCAGTGGTGCTGGAGGATGGCAGCATGGCCTTCATTCACAGCACAGCTAAAGGTAAAGCACTCCCTGCTctttccctggcagctggggagaagctgcagaaatgtCTCAGATTTCCAAGGCTGGGGAGCTGAAGCACTTGTTTTCTGCCTCACACTGAgctttttttcagctgaatttttttaagctctttACCTGACTGTTTTCTCTTGCAGAGAGTTATGAGCCTGGCACATTCCAGGCTGTCCAGCTGGAGGATGGCTCCACTGCCTACATTCACCGTCCTGTCATCTTGGCACCTGGCAGCACCATCCTGGAGGTGCAGACAGAAACTGGGCTCGAGGActtggctggggaggaggaagatgatggCTTTGATGTGGACACCACTAATGCATTGCAGAAGTATGGCAGGAAGGTGAGGGCACAGCATCTCTTGGCCTGAGTTTGTGCCCTCCCTTCAGCAGTGTTTTTGTGTATCTGtctgtcagcagcaccagcttTGAGAGAAGCAGCTGGACAGGGCTCCAGTGTGAGTGCCACTGCTGAGGGGTGACACAGAACAGGGCTGTTTGGTCCCATGGAGTGCTGGGCCTGCCACCCTTaacctgctgcaggctcaggtttgggaagggaggagagctGTGATACAGCCTTTGGTGTGTCAGCAGTGGCTAAGCCATAGCCACTGTCCCCCTGGTCACAAAGgcctcaaaaccaaaacagcttCAGATCCTGACGTGCTGTCACTGCAGTATCAGTATCAGTGTCCCAGGTATTCCCAGCTCCACAGTGCtgtggagcaggggctgccaggagggtgctggcagtgctgagctgggcacagaccttcctgctgtggcagggcccagcccctgctctctgGGGAAGGGTGGGGTGGCACTGTGGCTGTCACTGCCTTCCTGCTCCACACTGTACAAGGAGGCACAAACACTGCCTGTGCTTCTTCACTCACAGGGGTCTGacaaggaagaggagggagTGACAGACACCTGCCATGTGAAGAGTGAGGACTCCAGCAACATCCCTTCCCAGGTCTGAATTTTTCAGTGACTGGAACTAGGCCGAACTCCTCTTTGCCAGTAATTATAAAAGCCTTGTGGCTTCTCTGCCGAGTTAGCAAATACTAACTGCACATACTTCAAATGAGCTGAGAAAGGGAGTTTCGTGTCTGAGAACCCCCAGTGAgctgggaggtgggagggggaagTGCAGGTTCCTAGAGCCCTGTCACCTGGGCCTCACCATGTGGGTACAAGCTGGTTTGTAGGAACATGTTTTTGGAGGATAACAGTGCATATGTATGGCAAGGAGGGAAATATTTGTGTGGGCTTGGTGAAGCTGTGGTGGCTTGCTGGATTGATTCCAGTACTTGTCTCAGCAGGAtttgcaggaggaggaggtgcaAAGCCAGAGGAAGGGGCAGCAGGTCGGCAGCAGAGCTTTCCGCTGTGGGTACAAAGGCTGCGGCCGCCTGTACACCACTGCCCACCACCTCAAGGTAAAGCAGGTGACATGGCAGAGTGCAGGCCAGAGCACTCCCAGTTTACACTGCCAGAGCAGAATGCTCCATTGTGTGCAGCTGAGTTACATGCTGAGGTCCCCAAGAGATGTGTCAGCTGGCCAAGGTGAAATCCAACAGGGAACTTCAAATTCTCTCCACCAGCATTTTTCCAcagttttccttcttccttgcCTTGGACCTCATTTTAGGGACCTGTTCTTTCCTTTCCAGGTACATGAACGTGCTCACACAGGTGACAGGCCATACACATGTGACTTCCCAAGCTGTGGGAAAGCATTTGCTACAGGTAATAGCTTCTGTTTTGAGCAGATTTCGTTTTCTGTCCAGCCCAACTCCTCCTGAGCTTCAGTCCTAACTCTGGTGTAGTAGAGCACAATATCCAGAGCATCTAAAGCAAGGAAATCACAGCAAGGAGCCTGCTGGGACTTTGTTGTGGGCAGATAATGGTGGAAGCAAGGTTGGAAGTGGTGTTGGGGCTGATTATTTCTTCCCCTTCAAGCTTtacagacacagcacagacactcaAGTGCACAGACTGAGGGGTGGTACCCAGCTTGTCATGGTGTTTCCTTCTCATTACAAAATGAGTTGTGGTCTCTGTCCTGGACAGGGTATGGGCTGAAGAGCCATGTGAGAACACACACAGGTGAGAAACCATACAAATGTCCAGAAGACAAGTGCAGCAAAGCCTTCAAAACCTCCGGGGATCTGCAGAAACACATCcgcacacacacaggtgagcaTCCGGGGCAAGAAATGCACAGGGGCAGCCCAGTGAGAGGGCTCAGGGTACTCCAGGGGGCTCTGTGGTGGCAGGTCTCTCCCACATTGCTCTGCCCATGCAGGTGAGCGTCCCTTCAAGTGCCCCTTCGTGGGCTGTGGCCGCTCCTTTACCACGTCCAACATCCGCAAGGTTCACATCCGCACGCACACGGGCGAGCGGCCCTACATgtgtgcagagcctggctgtggccGGGGCTTCACCAGCGCCACCAACTACAAGAACCACATGAGAATCCACACAGGTAGGggggagccagcagcagggagattGGTGGGGCTGGAATGGGCATTTCCAGGCTGAACGCTGCAGGGGTGGCCAGGGAGTTGGAGGAAATAGTAGGAATTGCTTTATTGGATTGATTATTGTTCCAGCAGTCTGTCTTCAGCTATTTGCTCTGGTGGGGAATCCCTCCCCAGAGCATGAGGAgggtgcagctcagctctgtggccTCTGCCCTAGGGGAGAAGCCGTACCTGTGCACCGTGCCGGGCTGTGGGAAGCGTTTCACAGAGTACTCCAGCCTGTACAAGCACCACGTGGTGCACACGCACTGCAAGCCCTACACGTGCAGCAGCTGCGGCAAGACCTACCGCCAGACCTCCACGCTGGCCATGCACAAGCGCAGCAGCCACGGCGAGCTGGAGGCCACCGAGGAGAGCGAGCAGGCCCTCTacgagcagcagcagctggagggtgAGCAGCCACTCCCCCATCAAGGTGTGGCAAAGGAGAGGGAGGTGACAGCAAGAGCAGCCAGGCCCCTCCCAGACCCAAGTGTATGCCGAGGCCTCGTGCCTCCCCATCAAATCCAGATCTGTTGGAAGGTCCTTGCTGTAAGTCACAGGTTGGGAACAGGTCACTGCCCATTCTGTGGTATAGGGAGAGGTAAAGGCCCTTCTTCCCAGGCCATCACCTGGTGTCATCATGGTCTTGTGCTCTTTTGTGCTGGCGTATGAGGCCACAGGCAGGTCCAGAGGCCAGGCATGTGCTTTCACACTGATAATGCTGCTCTTCCCCTTCTCtgatccagctgctgcagctgctgacagaggCTCTCCACTGAAGAGTCAGCACATTGCTTTCCTGTCAGAGATggaggaagatgaagaggaaGATGCTGTGCCTACACAAGTCTCACTTATCTCTCAGGATGGGACAGAGCAGGTATGGACATGGACAGCCTCCAGCATGTCAGGGACAGCAGTTATTACCTGAAGTGAGATTCTGCCTCTACTCAGCCATGGTGTCCTTTGCAGGacttttttccatcattttttcaGACCTTGGAGCTTCCTGTGCTCTTCCTGCCCTGTGGGTTCCCTCCTACAGCCTcacccactgctgcagtgtTGGTTTGGGGGGGGGTCTCTGGTCCCAGTGCCTCCCCCTTGCTGATGGGGTCTTTGGTGTTTGTGTGATGACTGGCAGCCCttggctccctgcagctccccagctctgctgaccCAGGCTGGACTTGGAGATGTTTTGTCATCACTTGTATACAGCAGTGCTTTTCTTGTACTTCCCTCCACCAGCTGCCCCTGTGCTGACTGGAAAAAACTTCCTTCTGTGGCACGAGACAAAGGAAACAGCTGCCACCAGTGACCTGCTTCCTCTTAGCCTGagatgctcctgctgctgcaatgCACAAAGCTGTCCCCATCCAGGCTTGAGACAAAAGGCTGAATGGGAAGGGGAGATGGGATAGAAGGGGGGAGCTGAGGACCCAAGCTCTGAGTTCTCTGCTATCAAATTTATCCATGACCCAGGGCAAAGTTCTTGGAGTTCTCTATGCCTTGAGTCTTGCAGAGACTGTTTCCTCCTTGCCCAGACCAACATGTTGCTAAACTCAGGAGTTGCCTAAGACTCCCTGAGTATCTGCTGTCACCCCCAGGTCAGTCTGTctcaggaagagctgcaggccctgggcagtgccatcGGTGTGGTGACGCAGAGCGGGGTCCTCGCTGTGCCCGagggagagctggcagggggtgacactgggaccATGACTGTGGCCAGCACTGATGGCACCGAGGCACAGGAGGTACAGACAAAGCTGGGACcatcctgctggctctgctaGGAAagaattgcattttcttttaaaacatgatTAACTGGACTTTTCCCAGGTGACCATAGTCGCTTCTGGGGCAGTGGTGTCAGAGGAGTCGAACATTGCCCCGCTCTGTCATCAGCAGGTGGCATTGCTGACCACCTCCCACGGCACCCACATTGCTGTGCAGGTACCACATGGCTCTTGCCACTGTCTCCTTCACTCCCTGGCCCTACTGCATCACTGCAGGGACTTAATTCCCAGATGCCCTGTGTgcagaggacagcagggacatcctGCTGGGATTGCAGAATACTCCTTTGTGATATTGCAGAATACTCCTTCTGCATCACAGCCCTGTCAGACCTTCTGCTTCACATGTGTCATCCATCTGTGTCacccctctgtcctgctgggagccaCCCTTACCTGCCTTTTGGGGGGTTCAGCACTCACTCTgtctctcccccttccctccctcagctggaagagcagcagagcctggaggaaGCCCTCAGCATGGCCACAGCAGTCATCCACTACGAGCCAGTGCCacctgtcacagccctgcctgagaAGGGGAGCTGAggccagaggagcagccagggcaggggagtggcagctccagcctgccgtgggcaggggtggtgggtgctgcaggtggggcacagggcagggacagtgtCTGAGCCAGTGCCAGCACGTGCCGTGTGCCAGCTGGGACACTGACAGGGCAGCATGGGGCTGCTGGGGTGACCTTGTTTGAAGGGCTCTTCCCTCCAGGGAGGGAGAACAAATACACTGgactgctgcctgctcctgtgctgagcagcagccctcTTTAGAGGGgcatttcctgccctttccctcTAGGAATTGTCCAACAGGTCCCCTTTCTTGCCCACCCCTCCAGCTCAGGGACAAGAGAGCAGCACATGCACAGAAGCAATAAAGGCCCATCAGAGCAAGCCCAGGCAGTACTGAGCTCAGTGTGGGGGGTGACCTGTTCCTGCCATTggagccagcactgggatggctcCAACAGCAGTTCTCCCATATCTTTGTTATACTTCCTTCTCAAGCAAGGCTTCCATAGCCGATTCCTtggctgtggagcagagcagccagcacttgCCAGAAGCTGAGCTAGACCTGGATGTAAATGTTGAGTtgaagtaaaaacaaaattttggtttttaaaatgaCCCCTCTTCTCTTTGGTggaagctgggaggggagggtggATGGTGATGTTCAGCAGCTGTAGGAATAAGGACATTGAGATTTGTGGAATTGGCCAAACATGTCctgccaaagcagcagctgtcccaGAGG
The sequence above is a segment of the Oenanthe melanoleuca isolate GR-GAL-2019-014 chromosome 26, OMel1.0, whole genome shotgun sequence genome. Coding sequences within it:
- the ZNF76 gene encoding zinc finger protein 76 isoform X2, producing the protein MESLGLPAVTLGDGTTAYLQQAGRGEKLIEGQVIELEDGTTAYIQQVTVQKEAVAFEDGQPVVLEDGSMAFIHSTAKESYEPGTFQAVQLEDGSTAYIHRPVILAPGSTILEVQTETGLEDLAGEEEDDGFDVDTTNALQKYGRKGSDKEEEGVTDTCHVKSEDSSNIPSQDLQEEEVQSQRKGQQVGSRAFRCGYKGCGRLYTTAHHLKVHERAHTGDRPYTCDFPSCGKAFATGYGLKSHVRTHTGEKPYKCPEDKCSKAFKTSGDLQKHIRTHTGERPFKCPFVGCGRSFTTSNIRKVHIRTHTGERPYMCAEPGCGRGFTSATNYKNHMRIHTGEKPYLCTVPGCGKRFTEYSSLYKHHVVHTHCKPYTCSSCGKTYRQTSTLAMHKRSSHGELEATEESEQALYEQQQLEAAAAADRGSPLKSQHIAFLSEMEEDEEEDAVPTQVSLISQDGTEQVSLSQEELQALGSAIGVVTQSGVLAVPEGELAGGDTGTMTVASTDGTEAQEVTIVASGAVVSEESNIAPLCHQQVALLTTSHGTHIAVQLEEQQSLEEALSMATAVIHYEPVPPVTALPEKGS
- the ZNF76 gene encoding zinc finger protein 76 isoform X3, producing the protein MRVPGWAGPPRCRSGRRRTRARRVTQAHSKDDDPVSHRPLALGPSAPRQDPCVGSWGRMESLGLPAVTLGDGTTAYLQQAGRGEKLIEGQVIELEDGTTAYIQQVTVQKEAVAFEDGQPVVLEDGSMAFIHSTAKESYEPGTFQAVQLEDGSTAYIHRPVILAPGSTILEVQTETGLEDLAGEEEDDGFDVDTTNALQKYGRKGSDKEEEGVTDTCHVKSEDSSNIPSQDLQEEEVQSQRKGQQVGSRAFRCGYKGCGRLYTTAHHLKVHERAHTGDRPYTCDFPSCGKAFATGYGLKSHVRTHTGEKPYKCPEDKCSKAFKTSGDLQKHIRTHTGERPFKCPFVGCGRSFTTSNIRKVHIRTHTGERPYMCAEPGCGRGFTSATNYKNHMRIHTGEKPYLCTVPGCGKRFTEYSSLYKHHVVHTHCKPYTCSSCGKTYRQTSTLAMHKRSSHGELEATEESEQALYEQQQLEAAAAADRGSPLKSQHIAFLSEMEEDEEEDAVPTQVSLISQDGTEQLPLC
- the ZNF76 gene encoding zinc finger protein 76 isoform X1, whose protein sequence is MRVPGWAGPPRCRSGRRRTRARRVTQAHSKDDDPVSHRPLALGPSAPRQDPCVGSWGRMESLGLPAVTLGDGTTAYLQQAGRGEKLIEGQVIELEDGTTAYIQQVTVQKEAVAFEDGQPVVLEDGSMAFIHSTAKESYEPGTFQAVQLEDGSTAYIHRPVILAPGSTILEVQTETGLEDLAGEEEDDGFDVDTTNALQKYGRKGSDKEEEGVTDTCHVKSEDSSNIPSQDLQEEEVQSQRKGQQVGSRAFRCGYKGCGRLYTTAHHLKVHERAHTGDRPYTCDFPSCGKAFATGYGLKSHVRTHTGEKPYKCPEDKCSKAFKTSGDLQKHIRTHTGERPFKCPFVGCGRSFTTSNIRKVHIRTHTGERPYMCAEPGCGRGFTSATNYKNHMRIHTGEKPYLCTVPGCGKRFTEYSSLYKHHVVHTHCKPYTCSSCGKTYRQTSTLAMHKRSSHGELEATEESEQALYEQQQLEAAAAADRGSPLKSQHIAFLSEMEEDEEEDAVPTQVSLISQDGTEQVSLSQEELQALGSAIGVVTQSGVLAVPEGELAGGDTGTMTVASTDGTEAQEVTIVASGAVVSEESNIAPLCHQQVALLTTSHGTHIAVQLEEQQSLEEALSMATAVIHYEPVPPVTALPEKGS